One window from the genome of Salvia miltiorrhiza cultivar Shanhuang (shh) chromosome 7, IMPLAD_Smil_shh, whole genome shotgun sequence encodes:
- the LOC130994371 gene encoding uncharacterized protein LOC130994371, which translates to MSSSSSSHEDERRAQEFSNLVQEFNQIVQAIGDSDAQPRRWRRRVAKKAYIYRDREADALHLHADYFDENSVYPDNVFRRRFCTRRALFLRIVNVVQSDSYFQQRTDALGRPGFTLLQKCTVAVRMLANCGAADQYVGVLVQILSSHYSTLRRRILEEAGFRRVPTASSNARSEARLPGNAREPRLHALAVEELGNRPSSSKSSHRKIYGSGMLFFGTPGSNNDINVFNNSTLFNDRLQGMGVPVTYQVNNAYYTSVYYLTDGIYPNWPVFVKSPTHPTDPKGKRFKVMQEAARKDIERAFGVLQARWTIVKGPSRLWSKEEMNDIMFTCIILHNMIIEDEGEHATQWEEDADEASSSAASQPHASTPPDFRVFVARQASMRDTEMHACLTLDLKEHIWCL; encoded by the exons ATGTCTTCCTCCTCATCAAGCCACGAGGACGAGCGACGTGCTCAAGAATTTTCCAATCTTGTGCAAGAATTTAATCAAATTGTTCAAGCTATTGGTGATTCGGATGCGCAACCTCGTCGTTGGCGACGAAGAGTGGCAAAGAAGGCCTACATTTATCGGGACCGTGAAGCCGACGCTCTACATTTGCACGCGGATTACTTTGACGAAAATTCGGTCTACCCCGACAACGTCTTCCGCCGTCGATTTTGCACGCGTCGTGCGTTGTTTTTGCGTATCGTTAATGTCGTGCAATCCGATTCATATTTCCAACAACGCACGGATGCACTTGGGAGACCCGGCTTCACACtgttgcagaaatgcacggttGCTGTTCGTATGCTAGCTAACTGTGGGGCAGCGGACCAGTACGTTGGAGTGCTTGTGCAGATTCTGTCGAGCCATTATTCAACTCTTCGGCGCAGAATACTTGAGGAGGCCGGCTTCCGCCGAGTGCCAACGGCTTCTAGCAATGCACGAAGCGAAGCACGGCTTCCCGGGAATGCTAGGGAGCCTCGATTGCATGCATTGGCCGTGGAAGAATT GGGGAACCGACCATCATCCTCGAAGTCGTCGCATCGCAAGATCTATGGATCTGGCATGCTTTTTTTTGGGACtcctggttcgaacaacgacatcaacgtgttCAACAACTCGACGTTGTTCAACGATCGGCTGCAAGGAATGGGGGTGCCGGTCACATATCAAGTCAACAACGCCTACTACACAAGTGTGTACTACTTGACTGACGGCATCTATCCCAATTGGCCTGTATTCGTGAAGAGTCCTACACATCCAACGGATCCGAAGGGGAAGAGGTTCAAAGTGATGCAGGAAGCGGCTCGCAAGGATATTGAACGAGCCTTCGGCgtccttcaagctcgttggACAATCGTCAAAGGCCCATCGCGTCTTTGGAGCAAGGAGGAGATGAACGACATCATGTTCACgtgcatcattttgcacaacatgatcatcgaAGACGAAGGCGAGCACGCAACACAgtgggaagaagacgccgacgaAGCTTCGAGTAGCGCCGCATCTCAACCTCATGCCAGTACTCCACCGGATTTTCGTGTATTTGTTGCACGACAAGCATCCATGCGAGACACGGAGATGCATGCTTGCCTCACTTTGGActtgaaggagcacatttg GTGCTTGTAA